A single region of the Tetragenococcus osmophilus genome encodes:
- a CDS encoding MobC family plasmid mobilization relaxosome protein has protein sequence MSEREIFEATFAEAKPKRKEPKQISFRVSESEFEKLKRSAEIFQMSVPAFVKSKAQGTKLVTPNVDRAGAIEIAKQLRAIGTNVNQMARFTNTVEVDPATAANLTAELQNIRKGSVAKFQY, from the coding sequence GTGAGCGAACGAGAGATTTTTGAGGCCACTTTTGCGGAGGCCAAACCGAAGCGAAAAGAGCCGAAACAAATCAGCTTTCGAGTGAGCGAATCCGAATTTGAAAAATTGAAGCGCTCCGCTGAAATTTTTCAAATGAGTGTGCCGGCTTTTGTAAAAAGCAAGGCACAAGGCACTAAGCTCGTGACACCAAACGTGGACCGAGCAGGAGCAATTGAGATTGCCAAACAATTAAGAGCGATTGGTACGAACGTGAATCAAATGGCACGATTCACAAATACAGTCGAAGTGGATCCAGCTACAGCGGCCAACCTAACGGCTGAACTACAGAATATAAGAAAGGGTTCTGTTGCAAAGTTTCAATACTGA
- a CDS encoding IS6-like element ISTeha2 family transposase produces MNHFKGKQFQKDVIIISVGYYLRYNLSYRDVQEMLYDRGINVSHTTIYRWVQEYGKLIYQIWKKKNRQSFYSWKMDETYIKIKGKWHYLYRAIDSEGMTLDIWLRRKRNTQSAYAFFKRLYKQFGEPKVIVTDKAPSIASAFRKLQKQGLYSETEHRTVKYLNNLIEQDHRPVKRRNKLYQSLRTASTTIKGIEALRGIYKKNRRNGTLFGFSVSTEIKVLMGIPA; encoded by the coding sequence ATGAATCATTTTAAGGGCAAACAATTCCAAAAAGACGTGATTATTATCTCTGTTGGGTATTATCTTCGCTATAATTTGAGTTATCGTGATGTTCAAGAGATGTTATATGATCGTGGCATTAACGTTTCTCACACAACAATTTACCGTTGGGTTCAAGAATATGGTAAGCTGATCTATCAAATCTGGAAAAAGAAAAATAGACAGTCCTTTTATTCGTGGAAAATGGACGAAACTTATATTAAAATTAAAGGGAAGTGGCATTATCTCTATCGTGCAATCGACTCAGAAGGCATGACACTGGATATTTGGCTAAGACGAAAGAGAAATACTCAGTCTGCTTATGCTTTCTTTAAACGACTATACAAGCAGTTTGGGGAACCGAAAGTTATCGTGACAGATAAAGCACCATCAATTGCTAGTGCTTTTAGGAAGTTACAAAAGCAGGGGCTATACAGCGAAACTGAGCACCGGACAGTCAAGTATCTCAATAACTTAATTGAGCAAGATCATAGACCTGTTAAACGTCGAAATAAACTTTATCAAAGTCTTCGTACTGCATCAACTACGATTAAGGGCATAGAAGCATTGAGAGGCATATACAAAAAGAACCGAAGAAATGGAACGCTCTTCGGCTTTTCGGTATCTACTGAAATTAAAGTTTTGATGGGTATACCAGCATAG